In Nitrosophilus labii, the following proteins share a genomic window:
- the trmD gene encoding tRNA (guanosine(37)-N1)-methyltransferase TrmD — protein MRFSFITLFRELMECYFQDSILKRAIEEELISIDFHNPRDYSKNRHKKVDAPKIGGGAGMLMTPQPLIDCIRDMKKEDSWVIFVTPAAKRFNQKDAKRLSQKRHLIFVSGRYEGIDERVIEKEADEVLSIGDFILTGGELAALCMTDAIARNIPGVLGNPDSLEEESFENSLLESPAFTKPNIFEGSFVPSEFLKGNHSKISALKKAMAIYRTNYYRPGLKA, from the coding sequence ATGAGATTTAGTTTTATTACTCTCTTTAGAGAACTGATGGAGTGTTATTTTCAAGACTCCATCTTAAAAAGAGCCATTGAAGAAGAGCTTATATCTATAGATTTTCACAATCCAAGAGACTATAGCAAAAATAGACACAAAAAGGTAGATGCTCCAAAAATTGGTGGAGGGGCCGGAATGCTTATGACTCCTCAGCCTCTGATTGATTGTATAAGAGATATGAAAAAAGAAGATAGCTGGGTAATATTTGTTACCCCCGCGGCAAAAAGATTTAATCAAAAAGATGCAAAAAGACTTAGCCAAAAGAGGCATTTAATCTTTGTTAGTGGCAGATATGAAGGGATAGATGAGAGGGTTATCGAAAAAGAGGCCGATGAGGTCTTATCTATAGGTGATTTTATATTGACTGGAGGAGAGCTTGCAGCTCTTTGTATGACTGATGCAATTGCTAGAAATATTCCCGGAGTTTTGGGTAATCCAGATTCACTAGAAGAGGAGAGTTTCGAAAACTCTTTATTAGAGTCGCCTGCTTTTACGAAGCCAAATATTTTTGAAGGTAGCTTTGTGCCTTCAGAATTTTTAAAGGGCAATCATAGTAAAATAAGCGCCTTAAAAAAAGCAATGGCAATTTATAGAACAAATTATTACAGACCTGGCTTAAAAGCGTAA
- the rimM gene encoding ribosome maturation factor RimM (Essential for efficient processing of 16S rRNA): MQKVDVAKLGRSVGLKGEMKLHLISDFPEQFKKGAKFKIADKELIIEYYNPNRGIIKFLGINTPEDAKKLTNKIITSSVEDTRKSCKLEEGEYFWFDIIGCEVFENGQRVGIVKDIQRLPSSDYLLVNTDDELIKSGKAKNFMIPFIDRFIEDVDIKSKRVDVKEALDILDAS, encoded by the coding sequence TTGCAAAAGGTAGATGTTGCAAAACTGGGCCGCTCTGTTGGTTTGAAAGGGGAGATGAAACTTCATCTTATCAGCGATTTTCCCGAACAGTTCAAAAAAGGCGCAAAATTTAAAATAGCCGATAAAGAACTGATTATAGAGTATTATAATCCCAATAGAGGAATTATAAAATTTTTAGGTATAAACACTCCAGAAGATGCAAAGAAACTCACCAATAAAATCATAACTTCATCTGTAGAAGATACCAGAAAATCTTGCAAACTCGAAGAGGGTGAATATTTTTGGTTCGATATTATCGGATGTGAAGTCTTTGAAAACGGACAAAGAGTAGGGATAGTTAAAGATATTCAAAGATTACCTTCAAGCGACTATCTTTTAGTAAATACAGATGATGAACTGATTAAAAGCGGTAAAGCAAAAAATTTTATGATACCTTTTATAGATAGATTTATAGAAGATGTTGATATAAAATCAAAAAGAGTCGATGTAAAAGAGGCTTTGGATATTTTGGACGCTTCATGA
- a CDS encoding ATP-dependent helicase, translated as MDKIFNHLNESQKEAVETIDGPLLILAGAGSGKTKTITSRLAYLLKLGIDPANTLTLTFTNKAAKEMRERALSLIEDSVYPPLLCTFHKFGLLFLKFYIQELGRSNTFVIIDTDDKKRILKSFEPDIPIPLIASEISRYKNSLIEPEIALESAQLPNFKKIAAIYQKYQNYLKENNLVDFDDLLVLTYKILDKNDDLCTQISQRYQYIMIDEYQDTNELQYLLVKKLCYTHNNICVVGDDDQSIYGWRGANIKNILEFPNHFPNTKVVKLEKNYRSTQEILKAANSLIEHNRNRLGKKLEAVIGKGKPIEIYESKDEIEESAKIAKKIKELLNAGADPKEIAVLFRINALSRSLEEGLNKAKIPYKLVGAMRFYERAEIKDLISYLRIVANPYDDFSLKRVINRPKRGIGKITFDKLQKAAYENRKPIISYLTEADEKELISLIGKKNYKTIKEFIEGLSLLKSLSQESLYKFVDEIENIFGLRRYYESMPDGMERVLNIDEFYGLFRDFIKQNPESTLDDFLNELSLQSDQDQIDGESISIMSVHASKGLEFRYLFVIGLEEGFFPLTGDGSDIEEERRLGYVAITRAQEELVLSHVHSRFYKGRRTELIKSRFLKEAGLCEGSLSLEKSTSFKKGDLVKHKIFGIGRVTGVSKVGREFKLSINFSGQKRDILASFVEKI; from the coding sequence TCTAATTTTAGCCGGAGCAGGAAGCGGCAAAACCAAAACTATAACTTCTAGGCTAGCCTATCTATTAAAACTTGGAATTGATCCTGCCAATACTTTAACTCTAACATTTACCAACAAAGCAGCAAAAGAGATGAGAGAGAGGGCTCTTTCATTGATAGAAGATAGCGTTTATCCTCCCCTTCTTTGCACTTTTCACAAATTTGGCCTTCTGTTTTTAAAATTTTATATACAAGAATTAGGAAGAAGCAACACTTTCGTAATAATAGATACAGATGATAAAAAGAGAATCCTAAAATCTTTTGAACCGGACATCCCAATCCCTTTAATTGCAAGCGAAATTTCAAGATACAAAAACTCATTGATAGAGCCAGAAATTGCACTTGAAAGCGCTCAGCTTCCAAATTTTAAAAAGATTGCTGCAATCTATCAAAAATATCAAAACTATCTAAAAGAGAACAATCTGGTAGACTTTGATGATCTTTTAGTTTTAACTTACAAAATTTTGGACAAAAATGATGATTTATGCACTCAAATCAGTCAAAGATATCAATACATAATGATAGACGAATACCAAGACACTAACGAACTTCAGTATCTGCTTGTGAAAAAACTCTGCTACACACATAACAATATATGCGTAGTAGGTGATGACGATCAGAGTATCTACGGATGGAGAGGCGCAAATATAAAAAATATTTTGGAATTTCCTAACCATTTTCCAAACACAAAAGTAGTTAAACTCGAAAAAAACTATAGATCTACTCAAGAGATACTAAAAGCAGCCAACTCTTTGATAGAGCATAATAGAAACCGCTTAGGCAAAAAATTGGAAGCTGTTATTGGAAAAGGGAAGCCTATTGAGATATACGAGTCGAAAGATGAAATTGAAGAGTCGGCAAAAATAGCCAAGAAGATAAAAGAACTTTTAAATGCAGGTGCCGATCCTAAAGAGATTGCCGTTTTATTTAGAATCAACGCTCTTAGCCGCTCACTTGAAGAGGGACTTAATAAAGCTAAAATACCTTATAAACTCGTGGGCGCTATGAGGTTTTACGAAAGAGCTGAGATAAAAGATCTTATAAGTTATCTTAGAATTGTTGCAAACCCTTATGACGACTTTTCTTTAAAAAGAGTTATCAATAGACCAAAAAGAGGCATAGGAAAAATTACATTTGACAAACTCCAAAAAGCCGCATACGAAAACAGAAAACCTATCATAAGTTATTTAACAGAAGCCGATGAAAAAGAACTTATCTCTTTAATAGGTAAAAAAAACTATAAAACTATAAAAGAGTTCATAGAAGGCTTGAGTCTGTTAAAATCTTTATCACAGGAATCTTTATACAAATTTGTAGATGAGATTGAAAATATTTTTGGACTAAGAAGATATTATGAAAGTATGCCAGACGGCATGGAAAGAGTTTTAAATATAGACGAATTCTACGGACTTTTTAGAGATTTCATAAAACAAAATCCCGAAAGTACACTAGACGATTTTTTAAACGAACTTTCACTACAAAGCGATCAGGATCAGATAGATGGTGAATCTATCTCTATTATGAGCGTACATGCAAGTAAAGGACTAGAGTTTAGATACCTTTTCGTAATAGGACTTGAAGAGGGTTTCTTTCCCCTAACCGGTGATGGTAGCGATATAGAAGAAGAGAGACGCTTGGGCTACGTTGCTATAACAAGAGCACAAGAGGAACTTGTTTTAAGCCACGTTCACAGCAGGTTTTATAAAGGCAGAAGAACCGAACTGATTAAAAGTCGATTTTTAAAAGAGGCGGGGCTTTGTGAAGGAAGCCTCTCTTTGGAAAAATCCACATCTTTTAAAAAAGGCGATTTGGTCAAACATAAAATCTTTGGCATAGGCAGGGTAACGGGTGTTAGCAAAGTGGGACGCGAGTTTAAACTCTCTATAAATTTTAGCGGACAAAAAAGAGATATTTTGGCTTCTTTTGTTGAAAAAATATAA
- the truB gene encoding tRNA pseudouridine(55) synthase TruB, which translates to MKEEGRRLKIESKKLKNEIIPSTFYLLPSSTSLFVTYKPPFIGSNRFLSQIKKKYKIKKAGYSGTLDPFAKGVLIVAFGEYTKLFRFLKKTPKVYEATLWLGAKSETLDIEDIDDIKNILPINYKKVKDVVESFKGEIRYTPPKYSAKKVGGIRSYELARKEKDVKLPEVTSFVYDIELINYSHPFITFKAKVSEGTYIRSLGELIAKKLGTVGTLSSLERLREGEFVYENEKALNPVKYLNTKENFTCLSKDEIKNGKKIFLKDLKIKEEGVFHLVFDNFFTIIEIKDKKVKYLLNHIGLNIDCGE; encoded by the coding sequence ATGAAGGAAGAAGGAAGAAGGTTAAAGATAGAAAGTAAAAAATTGAAAAATGAAATTATTCCTTCAACCTTCTACCTTCTACCTTCTAGCACCTCTCTTTTTGTAACATACAAACCCCCTTTTATTGGCTCAAATAGATTTCTTTCTCAAATTAAAAAAAAATATAAAATCAAAAAGGCCGGATATTCTGGAACATTAGATCCTTTCGCCAAAGGCGTTTTGATAGTGGCTTTTGGAGAATACACAAAACTTTTTAGATTTTTAAAAAAAACACCAAAAGTTTATGAAGCCACCTTGTGGCTTGGAGCTAAAAGCGAAACATTAGATATAGAAGATATAGATGATATTAAAAATATTTTGCCTATAAACTACAAAAAAGTAAAAGATGTAGTAGAGTCTTTCAAAGGAGAGATAAGATATACTCCGCCTAAATATAGCGCAAAAAAAGTTGGAGGTATTAGATCTTACGAACTTGCCAGAAAAGAAAAGGATGTAAAACTTCCAGAAGTTACATCTTTTGTTTATGATATCGAACTTATAAACTATTCACACCCTTTTATAACCTTTAAAGCAAAAGTAAGCGAAGGGACTTATATAAGAAGTTTAGGAGAGCTAATAGCTAAAAAACTTGGTACTGTCGGTACCCTAAGCAGTCTTGAGAGACTCAGAGAAGGAGAGTTTGTATATGAAAATGAAAAAGCTTTAAATCCGGTAAAATATCTAAATACTAAAGAGAACTTTACCTGCCTGTCAAAAGATGAGATAAAAAACGGCAAAAAGATATTTCTAAAAGATCTAAAAATCAAAGAGGAAGGAGTCTTCCATCTAGTTTTCGATAATTTTTTCACAATAATAGAGATTAAAGATAAAAAGGTGAAGTATCTTTTAAATCATATTGGGTTAAATATAGATTGTGGAGAATGA
- a CDS encoding 4-(cytidine 5'-diphospho)-2-C-methyl-D-erythritol kinase, with protein sequence MKTKAHAKVNIFLKIVGTRGDYHELISRFVKIKELYDVIEFIPGNFEKFTIEGCEGIKREENLIYKAFIKLNEYTQNPAIIEFFYYHKVVVKKRIPQGGGLGGGSSDAAAFMKLCNDVIDLRLSIKRLSEIGATIGADIPFFIYDYESANVSGVGEIIEKFEEEVPDIELKFIDERCDTARVYKNYREKFMKIFEIELSNELKNLPSYKILTKISPLKANDLYKSAIDLCPKLDSFKDRWFLSGSGSTLFKLKE encoded by the coding sequence ATGAAAACAAAAGCTCATGCAAAAGTAAATATCTTTTTAAAAATAGTTGGTACCAGAGGCGACTATCACGAACTCATCTCAAGATTTGTCAAGATAAAAGAGCTGTATGATGTGATAGAGTTTATCCCGGGAAACTTTGAAAAATTTACTATAGAGGGATGCGAGGGGATAAAAAGAGAGGAAAATCTCATATACAAAGCTTTTATTAAACTTAACGAATATACGCAAAATCCGGCTATCATAGAGTTTTTCTATTATCATAAAGTAGTGGTTAAAAAAAGAATACCTCAAGGAGGAGGGCTTGGCGGCGGAAGTAGCGATGCGGCCGCTTTTATGAAACTTTGCAACGATGTTATCGACCTTAGACTTTCCATAAAACGACTTTCAGAAATAGGAGCTACAATAGGAGCTGATATCCCCTTTTTCATATACGATTATGAGAGTGCAAACGTTAGCGGCGTCGGAGAGATTATAGAAAAATTTGAAGAAGAGGTTCCAGATATTGAGCTAAAGTTTATAGATGAGAGGTGCGATACAGCCAGAGTTTATAAAAACTATAGAGAAAAATTTATGAAAATTTTCGAGATAGAGCTTTCAAATGAGCTTAAAAACTTGCCATCATATAAGATTTTGACTAAAATTTCGCCTCTAAAAGCAAATGATTTATATAAAAGCGCAATAGATCTTTGTCCTAAACTAGACTCTTTTAAAGATAGATGGTTTCTAAGCGGAAGCGGAAGCACACTTTTTAAGCTGAAGGAGTAA
- a CDS encoding KH domain-containing protein: MIEKFVEKYAKLIATVPEDIEVKRNDVNEGFSEITIIANRVDAGKLIGKEGKMIGAIKTLISGCKAKDGISYKVNVQIRED; encoded by the coding sequence ATGATTGAAAAATTTGTGGAAAAGTATGCGAAGCTTATCGCTACTGTTCCAGAAGATATAGAAGTCAAAAGGAATGATGTCAACGAAGGTTTTAGCGAGATAACAATCATTGCAAATAGAGTTGACGCCGGGAAACTGATAGGGAAAGAGGGCAAGATGATAGGCGCTATCAAAACCCTAATTTCCGGCTGCAAAGCAAAAGACGGAATCAGTTACAAGGTAAATGTTCAGATCAGGGAGGATTAG
- the rplS gene encoding 50S ribosomal protein L19: protein MRNRYIEHFEKSQIESKDVPEFKAGDTVRVSVEIKEGNKTRIQDFEGVCISIKGEGTGRTFTVRKIGANNVGVERIFPLYSDSIKGIKVVRRGRVRRAKLYYLRDRQGKSARIKELRK, encoded by the coding sequence ATGAGAAACAGATATATAGAGCATTTTGAGAAATCTCAAATAGAATCGAAAGATGTTCCTGAATTCAAAGCGGGAGATACTGTAAGAGTATCAGTTGAGATTAAAGAGGGAAACAAAACGAGAATACAGGATTTTGAAGGTGTTTGCATATCAATCAAAGGTGAAGGTACAGGTAGAACTTTTACCGTTAGAAAGATAGGTGCAAACAATGTAGGCGTTGAGAGAATATTCCCTCTATACAGCGACTCTATAAAAGGAATTAAAGTAGTAAGACGCGGACGTGTAAGAAGAGCGAAACTTTACTATCTAAGAGATAGACAGGGTAAATCAGCAAGAATTAAAGAGCTTAGAAAATAA
- the rpsP gene encoding 30S ribosomal protein S16, whose product MTVIRLTRMGRKKRPFYRIVVTDSRKRRDGGWIESIGYYNPLTEPATVKFDEERLNYWLSVGAKMSERVKKITGK is encoded by the coding sequence ATGACAGTTATTAGACTAACTAGAATGGGAAGAAAAAAAAGACCATTTTACAGAATCGTTGTAACGGATAGTAGAAAAAGAAGAGATGGAGGCTGGATTGAGTCTATAGGATATTATAATCCTTTAACTGAGCCTGCAACGGTGAAATTTGACGAAGAGAGATTAAACTACTGGCTTAGCGTAGGCGCTAAAATGAGTGAAAGAGTTAAAAAAATCACCGGAAAATAA
- the smpB gene encoding SsrA-binding protein SmpB: MKIVSTNKKAFHDFEIIEKLEAGIVLEGSEVKAIRAGKVNLKDSFIKIVKGEPFIFGMHISHLSTANPHFKPDEKRPRKLLLHKKEINKLIGKTSEKGYTIVPLKLYFNNKNLAKLEIALAKGKTLHDKREAIKRKIMDREAKAAMKNY; this comes from the coding sequence ATGAAAATAGTATCCACAAATAAAAAGGCTTTCCACGATTTTGAGATTATTGAAAAGCTAGAAGCCGGTATCGTTTTGGAAGGAAGTGAAGTAAAAGCCATCCGTGCCGGGAAAGTGAATCTAAAAGATAGTTTTATTAAAATTGTAAAAGGAGAGCCATTCATTTTCGGTATGCATATTTCTCATCTTAGCACTGCAAACCCTCACTTTAAACCTGATGAAAAAAGACCTAGAAAACTTCTTTTACACAAAAAAGAGATAAACAAACTGATAGGAAAAACCAGTGAAAAAGGTTATACCATAGTTCCTTTGAAACTATATTTCAACAATAAAAATCTCGCTAAACTAGAAATTGCTCTTGCAAAAGGTAAAACACTTCATGATAAGAGAGAAGCTATAAAAAGAAAAATAATGGATAGAGAAGCAAAAGCGGCTATGAAAAACTACTAA